In a genomic window of Halostella litorea:
- a CDS encoding diacylglycerol/polyprenol kinase family protein: MANEIARRLVHASGATIPAAYVFVDAITWQYVQWVLIAGTVVTIGLEALRLLAGLEWIVFDKLTREYEQDNLAGYALYVFGGTLVGLAFDPRIAVPAMLMLTLGDPVSGLLGSGELRTVKRWPVLVAMFVTCFALAYPFLPLRAAALAAAAATVADGVKPVIATYVIDDNITIPIAAALAAFVVL, encoded by the coding sequence ATGGCGAACGAGATCGCGCGCCGACTGGTCCACGCGAGCGGGGCGACGATCCCGGCCGCGTACGTGTTCGTCGACGCGATCACGTGGCAGTACGTCCAGTGGGTCCTGATCGCCGGCACCGTGGTGACGATCGGGCTGGAGGCGCTCCGCCTGCTGGCCGGGCTGGAGTGGATCGTGTTCGACAAGCTCACCCGGGAGTACGAGCAGGACAACCTGGCGGGCTACGCGCTGTACGTGTTCGGCGGCACGCTGGTCGGGCTGGCGTTCGACCCGCGGATCGCCGTCCCGGCGATGCTCATGCTCACGCTCGGCGACCCCGTGAGCGGCCTGCTCGGCTCCGGCGAACTGCGGACGGTGAAGCGCTGGCCGGTGCTGGTGGCGATGTTCGTCACCTGCTTCGCGCTCGCCTACCCGTTCCTGCCGCTGCGCGCGGCGGCGCTGGCGGCGGCGGCCGCGACGGTCGCCGACGGCGTCAAGCCGGTGATCGCCACCTACGTCATCGACGACAACATCACGATCCCCATCGCGGCGGCGCTGGCGGCGTTCGTCGTGCTGTAG
- a CDS encoding cation:proton antiporter, which translates to MAATPLVEVGAVFAAAAIGGAVAIRVGQSVIPFYVLAGVLVGPDVLGQVGAPHVAPGDVVTVLAELGIVFLLFFLGLEFSIDRLLASRDRITAAGTIDLLINFPVGVVVGLALGWSVVEALFLGGVVYISSSAVITKSLIDLGWIANDESEPILGTLVFEDLVIAVYLTVMSAAVLGGGDSSAVAVDLAVAGGFLLALFAVARYGTGIVQHLVDGETQELQLLRAVALTVLVGGIALEIGVSEAVAAFFVGMGVGSTEHSDDVEHLLMPVRDLFAAVFFFWIGLETDLAAMAATAGLVAVLVVLTTPTKLVSGYLGGRRYGLDGRRSFRVGAGMVTRGEFSLVIATLAAGGATPVLRGTIPSLAVGYVLVMSVLGTTLMTYSDDIWERLSGA; encoded by the coding sequence ATGGCGGCGACCCCCCTCGTCGAGGTCGGTGCGGTGTTTGCCGCCGCCGCCATCGGCGGTGCGGTCGCGATCCGGGTCGGCCAGTCGGTCATCCCGTTCTACGTCCTCGCGGGGGTTCTCGTGGGACCCGACGTGCTCGGCCAGGTCGGCGCACCGCACGTCGCTCCCGGCGACGTGGTCACCGTCCTCGCGGAACTCGGGATCGTCTTTCTCCTCTTTTTCCTCGGTCTGGAGTTCAGCATCGATCGGCTGCTGGCCAGCCGGGACCGGATCACCGCCGCCGGAACGATCGACCTGCTGATCAACTTCCCCGTGGGCGTCGTCGTCGGGCTCGCGCTCGGCTGGTCAGTCGTCGAGGCGCTGTTTCTCGGCGGGGTCGTGTACATCTCATCGTCGGCCGTCATCACCAAGTCGCTCATCGACCTGGGCTGGATCGCCAACGACGAGAGCGAGCCGATCCTGGGGACGCTCGTCTTCGAGGACCTGGTCATCGCGGTGTACCTGACCGTCATGTCCGCCGCAGTCCTCGGGGGCGGCGACTCCTCGGCGGTCGCCGTCGACCTCGCCGTCGCTGGCGGCTTCCTGCTCGCGCTGTTCGCCGTCGCGCGCTACGGCACCGGGATCGTCCAGCACCTCGTCGACGGCGAGACCCAGGAACTCCAGTTGCTCCGGGCGGTCGCGCTCACCGTCCTCGTCGGCGGGATCGCCCTGGAGATCGGCGTCAGCGAGGCCGTGGCGGCCTTCTTCGTCGGGATGGGCGTCGGAAGCACCGAGCACAGCGACGACGTGGAACATCTGCTGATGCCCGTCCGCGACCTCTTCGCCGCGGTCTTTTTCTTCTGGATCGGGCTGGAGACGGACCTGGCTGCGATGGCCGCCACGGCCGGCCTCGTGGCTGTGCTCGTCGTCCTGACGACGCCGACGAAGCTCGTCAGCGGCTACCTCGGCGGCCGGCGGTACGGGCTCGACGGCCGGCGCTCGTTCCGGGTCGGTGCGGGGATGGTCACCCGCGGCGAGTTCTCGCTCGTGATCGCCACGCTCGCGGCCGGCGGCGCGACGCCGGTGCTCCGGGGGACGATCCCGTCGCTGGCCGTCGGCTACGTGCTGGTGATGAGCGTCCTCGGCACGACGCTGATGACCTACTCGGACGACATCTGGGAGCGGCTGAGCGGGGCGTAG
- a CDS encoding cation:proton antiporter regulatory subunit, protein MAVYESELPGVGKKYEIDLDDGSQLVVVIHNTGKRELFIRPEPDADSEKLFELSDKLARQVGTIMEGAYFQPIKTDTIETVLSEESLIEWVKVPAQSPVAGRTLEDAGVRVKTGASVIAIQRDGETITNPTPDTTLRPDDTLVAVGSRAEHDELESFVAGE, encoded by the coding sequence ATGGCCGTCTACGAGAGCGAGCTCCCCGGGGTCGGCAAGAAGTACGAGATCGACCTCGACGACGGGTCCCAGCTCGTGGTCGTCATTCACAACACGGGCAAGCGGGAGCTGTTCATCCGTCCCGAGCCGGACGCCGACTCCGAGAAGCTGTTCGAACTCTCCGACAAGCTCGCCCGACAGGTCGGCACGATCATGGAGGGCGCGTACTTCCAGCCGATCAAGACCGACACCATCGAGACGGTGCTCTCCGAGGAGTCGCTGATCGAGTGGGTGAAGGTGCCCGCCCAGTCGCCCGTCGCGGGCCGGACGCTGGAGGACGCCGGCGTTCGTGTGAAGACCGGCGCGTCCGTCATCGCCATCCAGCGCGACGGCGAGACCATCACCAACCCCACGCCGGACACGACGCTCCGCCCCGACGACACGCTCGTCGCCGTCGGCTCCCGCGCGGAGCACGACGAGCTCGAATCGTTCGTTGCCGGCGAGTAG
- a CDS encoding DEAD/DEAH box helicase — MAATDEEPGYVDHPLLAPEFIERRLYQIRLAETAAEDHTLVCLPTGLGKTTVSLLVTARRLDEVGGKALFLAPTKPLVQQHADFYREALSIPDDEIVVFTGEVRPDDRAALWEDARVVIATPQVVENDLVGNRVSLSDVTHCTFDECHRATGDYAYNYIAKRYHADAADPLVTGMSASPGGDEEEILAVCENLGIREVEVMTEDDADVGEYTHDTEVDWKRVELPEEVEAIRDGLNEVIEDRLEKLKELGVTRKTSADLSERDLQEMRGELQQLIDNDQSEGYQGMSAHAEIRKLRTAVTYVETQSVEALRRYFERQRQAARSSGASKASQRLVSEPKVREAMRKAESYDGRHPKFSEARMLIAETLGIEDGERVIVFTESRDTAEILTEFLGEHFDTRRFVGQGDKDGSDGMTQTEQQETLDAFRAGEFEVLVSTSVAEEGLDVPEVDLVLFYEPVPTAIRSIQRKGRTGRQTEGKVSVLMAEDTRDEAYFWIARRKESEMEDELRKLKGAADEIEDELDDSQQQLADFAEPAGGGSGTGDAVNATAGDGGTAANGNADRQPGLQDFGDRDDEAGSADPDDEEGTVATARGDGDDVEIVVDQRELDSNIARDLSTRDGIETRLETLAVGDYVLSDRVAVERKSVGDFLDTLTGGDDRSMFEQVGDLTRHYSRGVLIVEGGDLYGERNVHPNAVRGALSSLAVDFGVSVLRTEDEGDTADLLEVIAGREQAVDDREVSVHGEKQSKTLAEQQEYVVSSIADVGPVTARSLLEEFSTVEAVMTAREDDLLEADGVGEVTAERIREVVGGEYTG, encoded by the coding sequence ATGGCCGCCACGGACGAGGAACCGGGCTACGTGGACCACCCGCTGCTTGCCCCGGAGTTCATCGAGCGCCGCCTCTACCAGATCCGACTCGCCGAGACCGCCGCGGAGGACCACACGCTGGTCTGCCTGCCGACAGGGCTGGGCAAGACCACGGTGAGCCTGCTCGTCACCGCGCGCCGGCTCGACGAGGTCGGCGGAAAGGCGCTGTTTCTCGCGCCGACGAAGCCCCTCGTCCAGCAACACGCCGACTTCTACCGCGAGGCGCTGTCGATCCCCGACGACGAGATAGTCGTGTTCACCGGCGAGGTCAGGCCCGACGACCGCGCCGCCCTCTGGGAGGACGCCCGCGTCGTCATCGCCACGCCGCAGGTCGTCGAGAACGACCTCGTCGGCAACCGCGTCTCGCTGTCGGACGTGACCCACTGCACGTTCGACGAGTGCCACCGCGCGACCGGCGACTACGCGTACAACTACATCGCCAAGCGCTACCACGCCGACGCCGCCGACCCGCTCGTCACCGGGATGAGCGCCTCGCCCGGCGGCGACGAGGAGGAGATCCTCGCGGTGTGTGAGAACCTCGGCATCCGCGAGGTGGAGGTGATGACCGAGGACGACGCCGACGTCGGCGAGTACACCCACGACACCGAGGTCGACTGGAAGCGCGTCGAACTTCCCGAGGAGGTCGAGGCGATCCGCGACGGGCTGAACGAGGTGATCGAGGACCGCCTGGAGAAACTGAAGGAACTCGGCGTCACCCGCAAGACCAGCGCCGACCTCTCCGAGCGGGACCTCCAGGAGATGCGGGGCGAACTGCAGCAGCTGATCGACAACGACCAGTCGGAGGGGTACCAGGGGATGTCCGCCCACGCGGAGATCCGCAAGCTCCGGACGGCGGTGACGTACGTCGAGACCCAGAGCGTCGAGGCCCTGCGTCGCTACTTCGAGCGCCAGCGCCAGGCCGCCCGCTCGTCGGGCGCATCGAAGGCAAGTCAGCGCCTCGTCTCGGAGCCGAAAGTGCGGGAGGCGATGCGGAAGGCCGAGAGCTACGACGGCCGCCACCCGAAGTTCTCCGAGGCCCGCATGCTGATCGCCGAGACGCTCGGCATCGAGGACGGCGAGCGCGTCATCGTGTTCACCGAGTCCCGCGACACCGCGGAGATCCTGACGGAGTTCCTGGGCGAACACTTCGACACCCGCCGGTTCGTCGGGCAGGGCGACAAGGACGGCAGCGACGGGATGACCCAGACCGAACAGCAGGAGACGCTGGACGCCTTCCGCGCCGGCGAGTTCGAGGTGCTCGTCTCCACCTCCGTCGCCGAGGAGGGGCTGGACGTGCCGGAGGTCGACCTCGTGCTGTTCTACGAGCCCGTACCGACCGCCATCCGCTCGATCCAGCGGAAGGGCCGGACCGGCCGGCAGACCGAGGGGAAGGTGTCCGTGCTCATGGCCGAGGACACCCGCGACGAGGCGTACTTCTGGATCGCCCGCCGGAAGGAGTCGGAGATGGAGGACGAACTCCGGAAGCTCAAGGGCGCGGCCGACGAGATAGAGGACGAACTCGACGACAGCCAGCAGCAGCTCGCGGACTTCGCGGAGCCGGCCGGCGGCGGGAGCGGTACCGGCGACGCGGTAAACGCCACCGCGGGCGACGGCGGGACGGCCGCGAACGGAAACGCCGACCGCCAGCCCGGGCTTCAGGACTTCGGCGACCGGGACGACGAGGCCGGGAGCGCCGACCCGGACGACGAGGAGGGCACCGTCGCGACCGCCCGCGGCGACGGCGACGACGTGGAGATAGTCGTCGACCAGCGCGAACTCGACTCGAACATCGCGCGGGACCTCTCGACGCGGGACGGGATCGAGACGCGTCTGGAGACGCTGGCGGTCGGTGACTACGTCCTCTCGGACCGGGTCGCCGTCGAGCGCAAGAGCGTCGGCGACTTCCTCGACACGCTCACCGGCGGCGACGACCGGTCGATGTTCGAACAGGTCGGCGACCTCACCCGCCACTACTCGCGGGGCGTGCTGATAGTCGAGGGCGGGGACCTGTACGGCGAGCGCAACGTCCACCCGAACGCCGTCCGCGGCGCGCTGTCCTCGCTCGCGGTCGATTTCGGCGTCAGCGTCCTCCGGACCGAGGACGAGGGAGACACCGCCGACCTGCTGGAGGTGATCGCCGGCCGCGAACAGGCCGTCGACGACCGCGAGGTGAGCGTCCACGGCGAGAAGCAGTCGAAGACGCTGGCCGAACAGCAGGAGTACGTCGTCAGTTCCATCGCCGACGTCGGTCCGGTGACCGCGCGCTCGCTCCTGGAGGAGTTCTCGACGGTCGAGGCCGTGATGACCGCGCGGGAGGACGACCTGCTGGAAGCGGACGGCGTCGGCGAGGTGACCGCCGAGCGGATCCGCGAGGTCGTCGGGGGCGAGTACACCGGGTAA